A region from the Manihot esculenta cultivar AM560-2 chromosome 13, M.esculenta_v8, whole genome shotgun sequence genome encodes:
- the LOC110630504 gene encoding ABC transporter B family member 15 isoform X1, translating into MGTKGSLFHYADRIDKFLMFIGILGSIGDGLLTPLTMYTLSGVINEYATSESGTGISLSMEVVDKYSLRLLYVAIFVGTSAFLEGICWTRTAERQASRIRMEYLKSVLRQEVGFFDKQATSNGTFQVISAISTDAHSIQDTIAEKIPNCLAHLSSFIFTFVVAFTLSWRLALATLPFTIMFIIPGVAFGKLLMHIGTKGKEAYAVAGGIAEQAISSIRTVYSYVGEHQTMDRFASALQKSMELGIKQGFAKGLLIGSMGMIFAAWGFLTWVGSVLVTERGEKGGAVFVSGTCVILGGVSIMSALPNLSFLSEATIAATKIQEMVDKIPVIDSEDKKGKALSHLRGEIEFKEVDFSYPSRPNNPILQGFNLKVKAGKTVGLVGGSGSGKSTIISLLERFYDPIRGNILLDGCKIKRLQLRWLRSQMGLVNQEPVLFATSIKENILFGKEEASMELVERAAKAANAHDFILKLPDGYETQVGQFGVQLSGGQKQRIAIARALIRDPKILLLDEATSALDAESERIGQEALDKASVGRTTIIVAHRLSTIREADLIVVLQSGRVIESGSHHELMQMNNGEGSAGAYYKMVQLQQAAAQEEASYSPYHSTEHTSNRRMQSPKTPLHTSVRSSYQSSPAYAFSPVFSISVTSMVQIHSYDDQNDESLKKSLRPPPSQWRLLRMNAPEWKRAFLGCLGAAGFGAVQPGHAYCLGSIVSVYFLPDNSKIKSESRTYCFIFLGLAILSFITNLLQHYNFAIMGECLTKRVREKMLDKVFSFEVGWFDDDENTSAAICARLATEANLVRSLIADRMSLLVQVFFSASIAFVLGLLVSWRVAIVMIAIQPLLIGSFYSRTILMKSLSERAQKAQNEGSQLASEAIINHRTITAFSSQKRIMGFFRKSMKGPKKETAKQSWISGFGLFSSQFLTTASVALTFWYGGRLMAQGKIESKHLFRVFFLLMSTGKSIADAGSMSSDLAKGNNAIRSVFAILDRKTEIYPDDPNGIEIKRSIKGCIELKNIFFSYPARPNQMIFKDLSLTIEAGKTIALVGHSGSGKSTIIGLIERFYDPQSGLVLIDNRDIKSYNLRKLRSHIALVSQEPTLFAGTIHQNIACGKEDATEAEIRKAAMLANAHEFISSMKDGYETYCGERGVQLSGGQKQRIALARAILKNPEILLLDEATSALDSVSENLVQEALEKMMVGRTCVVIAHRLSTIQKADSIAVIKNGKVVERGSHSELLAIGRHGSYYSLIKLQSGILPFSFRKC; encoded by the exons TATTCTCTGAGGCTTCTCTATGTTGCTATTTTTGTTGGAACTTCTGCTTTCCTAG AAGGAATTTGTTGGACGCGAACAGCAGAGAGACAAGCATCTAGAATTAGAATGGAGTACCTGAAATCAGTCCTGAGGCAAGAAGTTGGTTTCTTTGATAAGCAAGCTACTTCCAACGGCACTTTCCAAGTCATCTCTGCCATCTCTACTGATGCTCATTCAATTCAAGACACCATAGCTGAGAAG ATACCCAATTGCCTGGCTCATCTGTCATCATTCATCTTTACCTTTGTAGTAGCCTTTACACTTTCTTGGAGATTGGCATTGGCAACCTTGCCATTCACAATTATGTTCATCATTCCAGGAGTTGCATTTGGGAAGCTACTAATGCACATAGGGACAAAGGGGAAAGAAGCCTATGCAGTTGCAGGAGGAATTGCAGAACAGGCAATCTCATCAATTCGAACTGTTTACTCTTATGTAGGGGAGCATCAAACAATGGATAGATTTGCAAGTGCACTCCAAAAGAGCATGGAGCTTGGCATAAAGCAAGGGTTTGCAAAGGGATTGTTGATTGGGAGCATGGGGATGATTTTTGCAGCTTGGGGTTTTCTAACTTGGGTTGGCAGTGTCCTTGTTactgaaagaggagaaaaagGTGGTGCTGTTTTTGTGTCTGGGACCTGTGTCATCTTGGGAGGAGT GTCCATCATGAGTGCACTTccaaatctttcttttctctcagaAGCAACAATTGCTGCCACAAAAATTCAAGAGATGGTTGACAAGATTCCAGTTATAGATTCTGAAGATAAGAAGGGGAAAGCCCTCTCACATTTGAGAGGAGAAATTGAATTTAAGGAGGTAGACTTCAGCTACCCATCAAGACCAAATAATCCAATTCTGCAAGGATTCAATCTTAAAGTGAAAGCTGGTAAGACAGTAGGTCTTGTTGGAGGCAGTGGTTCTGGAAAGTCTACTATCATTTCTTTGCTTGAAAGATTCTATGATCCTATTCGAGGAAATATTCTCCTTGATGGCTGCAAAATAAAGAGACTTCAGCTTAGATGGTTGAGATCCCAGATGGGATTGGTTAATCAGGAACCAGTTCTCTTTGCAACATCCATAAAGGAGAACATTCTATTTGGCAAGGAAGAAGCTTCCATGGAACTTGTTGAGAGAGCAGCTAAAGCTGCAAATGCACATGACTTCATCCTGAAGTTGCCTGACGGATATGAAACACAA GTAGGGCAATTTGGAGTTCAGTTGTCTGGAGGCCAGAAGCAAAGGATTGCCATTGCAAGGGCTTTAATCCGAGATCCGAAGATCCTTTTGCTTGATGAAGCTACAAGTGCTTTAGATGCAGAGTCTGAAAGAATAGGACAAGAAGCCCTGGATAAGGCTTCTGTAGGAAGAACAACTATTATTGTTGCGCATCGCCTGTCGACGATTCGTGAGGCTGATTTGATAGTTGTCCTCCAATCAGGGAGAGTGATTGAATCAGGTTCTCATCATGAGCTGATGCAAATGAACAATGGAGAAGGTAGTGCTGGGGCTTACTATAAAATGGTTCAATTGCAGCAAGCAGCAGCACAAGAAGAAGCCTCATACTCTCCCTATCACTCAACAGAACATACAAGCAACCGAAGAATGCAGAGCCCGAAAACTCCACTGCACACTAGTGTGAGATCAAGTTATCAAAGCAGTCCAGCCTATGCCTTCAGCCCTGTGTTTTCCATCAGTGTGACATCCATGGTCCAAATCCATTCATATGATGACCAAAATGATGAGAGCTTAAAGAAATCTCTCCGTCCTCCCCCTTCGCAATGGCGCTTGCTAAGAATGAATGCACCTGAGTGGAAGAGAGCATTCCTTGGCTGCCTTGGTGCTGCTGGTTTCGGAGCAGTTCAGCCTGGCCATGCCTATTGTCTAGGATCAATCGTCTCAGTGTACTTCCTTCCTGACAACTCTAAAATAAAATCAGAATCCAGAACCTATTGCTTCATTTTTTTAGGACTAGCAATTCTCAGTTTCATTACTAATCTCCTTCAGCATTACAATTTTGCTATCATGGGAGAATGCTTAACTAAAAGGGTGAGAGAAAAAATGCTTGATAAAGTGTTCAGCTTTGAGGTTGGATGGTTTGATGACGACGAAAATACTAGCGCTGCCATTTGCGCGCGGCTAGCCACTGAAGCCAATCTGGTTAGATCCCTGATAGCAGATCGCATGTCATTGCTAGTTCAGGTTTTCTTTAGTGCTTCCATTGCCTTTGTGCTAGGTCTGCTGGTCTCTTGGAGAGTAGCCATTGTTATGATTGCCATTCAGCCGCTACTTATAGGGAGCTTCTATTCAAGAACTATTCTAATGAAAAGTTTGTCTGAAAGAGCTCAAAAAGCACAAAATGAGGGAAGCCAACTAGCTAGTGAAGCTATCATTAACCACAGGACTATCACTGCATTTTCGTCGCAGAAGAGGATAATGGGATTCTTCAGAAAATCAATGAAAGGCCCCAAGAAGGAAACAGCAAAGCAATCATGGATTTCAGGTTTTGGTCTATTCAGTTCTCAGTTCCTGACAACAGCTTCTGTAGCTTTGACATTTTGGTATGGAGGGAGGTTAATGGCTCAAGGAAAAATAGAATCGAAACACCTTTTTCGAGTATTCTTCCTCCTGATGAGCACAGGCAAAAGCATAGCAGATGCAGGAAGCATGAGTTCTGATTTAGCTAAAGGCAACAATGCAATCAGATCAGTTTTCGCAATTCTTGACAGGAAAACTGAAATTTATCCAGATGATCCAAATGGGATTGAAATTAAAAGGAGTATTAAAGGCTGCATAGAATTAAAGAACATATTCTTCTCCTACCCAGCCAGGCCTAATCAAATGATCTTCAAAGACTTGAGCCTCACAATTGAAGCAGGCAAAACAATAGCACTTGTAGGACACAGTGGTTCAGGAAAATCCACCATTATTGGACTAATTGAAAGATTTTATGATCCACAAAGTGGATTAGTACTGATAGATAACCGCGATATCAAGAGCTACAACTTGAGAAAACTGAGATCACACATTGCATTAGTGAGTCAGGAACCCACACTTTTTGCAGGAACTATCCACCAAAACATTGCTTGTGGTAAAGAAGATGCTACAGAAGCTGAAATAAGAAAAGCTGCAATGCTAGCCAATGCCCATGAATTTATCAG TTCCATgaaagatggatatgagacaTACTGTGGAGAAAGGGGAGTGCAGCTATCAGGAGGGCAGAAGCAAAGAATAGCATTGGCTAGAGCAATACTAAAGAACCCAGAAATCCTTCTCTTGGATGAGGCAACAAGTGCACTTGATAGTGTATCAGAAAATTTAGTACAAGAAGCTTTAGAGAAGATGATGGTTGGAAGAACATGTGTTGTAATCGCACATCGGTTGTCTACTATACAGAAAGCAGACTCCATTGCCGTGATCAAGAATGGAAAGGTTGTAGAAAGAGGATCACATTCTGAATTACTAGCTATTGGACGCCATGGATCTTACTACTCTCTTATTAAGCTGCAAAGTGGCATTCTGCCCTTTAGTTTTCGTAAGTGTTAG